One window of Peteryoungia desertarenae genomic DNA carries:
- a CDS encoding helix-turn-helix domain-containing protein: MPPKGKQAVRKAEEARRAQLRQDPHAVRDPQENNLEIAIGHEVRAFRKKLGITGADLAAATGISLGMLSKIENGNTSPSLTTLQALARALGVPLTTFFRRFEEPRSAILVKAGEGVEIERRGTRAGHQYSLLGHIARGGSGVQVEPYLITLTADSDVFPTFQHPGLELIYMLEGEVKYRHSDQLYTLKPGDSLFFEADARHGPEVLVTLPIRFLSIICYPDRPDEP; encoded by the coding sequence ATGCCGCCGAAAGGGAAACAGGCCGTGAGGAAAGCCGAAGAAGCGCGCCGGGCACAACTCCGCCAGGACCCTCATGCGGTTAGAGATCCACAAGAAAACAACCTCGAGATCGCCATCGGTCATGAGGTGCGAGCTTTTCGCAAGAAGCTGGGTATCACGGGAGCTGATCTGGCAGCTGCAACCGGCATTTCACTTGGCATGCTTTCCAAAATCGAAAATGGCAACACCTCACCGTCATTGACAACCCTGCAGGCGCTTGCACGGGCACTTGGAGTACCGCTCACCACTTTCTTCAGACGTTTCGAAGAGCCAAGAAGTGCGATCTTGGTCAAGGCTGGTGAAGGGGTTGAGATCGAGCGCCGCGGGACCCGTGCCGGCCACCAATATAGTCTCCTCGGCCACATCGCACGAGGTGGCAGCGGTGTTCAGGTCGAACCCTACCTCATCACCCTGACGGCTGACTCCGATGTTTTTCCGACCTTTCAGCACCCGGGCCTTGAGCTGATCTATATGCTGGAGGGCGAGGTGAAATACCGTCACAGCGACCAGCTCTATACGTTGAAACCGGGTGACAGCCTTTTCTTCGAGGCCGACGCGCGTCACGGGCCGGAAGTCCTGGTAACTCTACCAATCCGGTTTCTATCGATCATCTGCTACCCCGATAGACCGGACGAACCATGA
- a CDS encoding TetR family transcriptional regulator C-terminal domain-containing protein codes for MARRSFQRAGESERRQDLINATLASVAEHGLEGATVRDIAARAGVTGGLIRHYFAGKDQMLQAAYREILSNMTRTAIAAAEDAQHHPRVRLHDFIVANVSPPVTDPAVLSMWAAFISRVRVDEELARIHRENYLTVIAVFEHLLAEFLAAEGRKLDAVGIRSLAIAINGLIDGLWLEGSMASDLFVDKPLSEIALDSVEAMLGGISLRRSFSQR; via the coding sequence ATGGCACGCCGCAGCTTTCAGCGCGCCGGCGAGAGCGAGAGACGTCAGGATCTGATCAACGCAACGCTGGCAAGCGTTGCCGAACATGGTCTGGAAGGCGCGACCGTTCGCGATATCGCCGCTCGTGCCGGCGTTACCGGTGGCCTCATCCGCCATTATTTTGCCGGCAAGGACCAGATGCTGCAGGCGGCCTATCGGGAAATCCTCTCGAACATGACGCGCACGGCGATTGCGGCAGCAGAAGATGCCCAGCATCATCCGCGGGTGCGTCTTCATGATTTCATCGTTGCCAACGTCTCTCCCCCTGTGACCGATCCGGCTGTTCTTTCCATGTGGGCGGCCTTCATCAGCCGAGTGCGGGTGGATGAGGAATTGGCAAGGATCCATCGCGAGAACTACTTGACCGTTATCGCTGTTTTCGAACATCTTCTCGCTGAGTTTCTAGCCGCGGAAGGCCGAAAGCTTGATGCTGTTGGCATCCGCAGTCTTGCGATTGCCATCAATGGCTTGATCGATGGGCTCTGGCTGGAAGGGTCCATGGCGAGTGACCTTTTCGTCGATAAGCCCCTTTCGGAAATTGCTCTCGATTCGGTAGAAGCCATGCTGGGCGGTATTTCTCTCCGCCGTTCATTCTCACAGCGATAG